In Clostridium sporogenes, one genomic interval encodes:
- the adhE gene encoding bifunctional acetaldehyde-CoA/alcohol dehydrogenase — translation MKITTTEELMKKIERIKEAQKIYSTYSQDEVDKIFKAAAIAANKERIKLAKFAVEETGMGIVEDKVIKNHFASEYIYNKYKDEKTCGVIEKDEAFGITKIAEPIGVIAAIVPTTNPTSTAIFKSLIALKTRNGIIFSPHPRAKKSTIMAAKIVLDAAVKAGAPKEIIGWIDEPTLELSNAVMSNVNLVLATGGPGMVKAAYSSGKPAIGVGPGNVPAIIHETADIKMAVSSVILSKTFDNGMICASEQSVIVMDSIYEEVRKEFELRGSYILNKEETEKVKKIILVNGNVNAKIVGQTPQKIGEMAGIKVPAWAKLLVGEVQSVELEEPFSHEKLSPVLAMYKVKTYEEALAKAERLVELGGFGHTSSLYINTVKCKEEVEKFSNNMKTGRTIINMPSAQGGIGDIYNFKLAPSLTLGCGSWGGNSVSENVGPKHLLNIKNVAERRENMLWFRVPEKVYFKYGCLPVALKELKNMNKKKAFIVTDKVLYELGVAKKTTDVLDEIGISYKVFFDVAPDPTLEIAKKGAKEMMDFNPDTIIAIGGGSAMDAAKIMWVMYEHPEVEFEDLAMRFMDIRKRVYQFPHMGDKAMMISVATSAGTGSEVTPFAVITDEKTGVKYPLADYELTPDMAIIDADLMLNMPKGLTAASGIDALTHAVEAYVSVMASEYTDGLCLEAIETIFEYLPKAYKEGAKDIEAREKMAHASTIAGMAFANAFLGVCHSMAHKLGSMHHVPHGIANALLINETIKFNSEDMPRKQTAFPQYKYPNAKAKYAKIADYLSLGGKTDDEKVELLIKAIDKLKAEVNIPTSIEEAGVSKDKFFKTLDEMSEQAFDDQCTGANPRYPLISEIKEMYTNVFSNKK, via the coding sequence ATGAAAATTACAACCACTGAAGAACTTATGAAAAAAATTGAAAGAATTAAAGAAGCACAAAAGATTTATTCAACATATTCTCAAGATGAGGTAGATAAAATATTTAAAGCAGCAGCTATAGCAGCTAATAAAGAAAGAATAAAACTTGCAAAATTTGCAGTAGAAGAAACTGGAATGGGAATTGTAGAAGATAAAGTTATAAAAAATCATTTTGCATCTGAATATATTTATAACAAATACAAAGATGAAAAAACTTGTGGTGTAATAGAAAAAGATGAGGCTTTTGGTATAACAAAAATTGCAGAGCCAATAGGTGTAATTGCTGCAATAGTTCCAACAACTAATCCAACCTCAACAGCTATTTTTAAATCATTAATAGCTTTAAAAACTAGAAATGGTATAATTTTTTCACCACATCCAAGAGCTAAAAAATCTACAATAATGGCAGCAAAAATTGTGTTAGATGCAGCAGTAAAAGCAGGAGCACCAAAGGAAATAATAGGATGGATAGATGAACCTACACTAGAATTATCTAATGCAGTAATGAGCAATGTAAATCTAGTACTTGCAACAGGTGGACCAGGTATGGTTAAAGCAGCTTACTCTTCAGGAAAACCAGCTATAGGCGTAGGACCTGGAAATGTACCAGCTATAATACATGAAACAGCAGATATTAAAATGGCTGTAAGTTCAGTAATACTTTCTAAGACTTTTGATAATGGTATGATTTGTGCTTCAGAACAATCAGTAATAGTAATGGATAGCATATATGAAGAAGTAAGAAAAGAATTTGAATTAAGAGGTTCTTATATATTAAATAAAGAAGAAACAGAAAAAGTTAAAAAAATAATTTTAGTTAACGGAAATGTAAATGCTAAAATTGTTGGACAAACACCACAAAAAATAGGAGAAATGGCAGGAATCAAAGTCCCAGCTTGGGCTAAACTCTTAGTTGGAGAAGTTCAATCAGTAGAATTAGAAGAACCATTCTCTCATGAAAAATTATCACCAGTTTTAGCAATGTATAAAGTTAAAACTTATGAAGAAGCTTTAGCTAAAGCAGAAAGATTAGTAGAATTAGGAGGATTTGGACATACATCCTCATTATATATAAATACAGTAAAATGTAAAGAAGAAGTAGAAAAATTCTCAAACAATATGAAAACAGGAAGAACAATTATAAATATGCCATCAGCTCAAGGTGGTATAGGGGATATATATAACTTTAAATTAGCACCATCTCTAACTCTTGGTTGCGGATCTTGGGGTGGAAACTCAGTATCAGAAAATGTAGGACCAAAACATTTATTAAATATTAAAAATGTAGCTGAGAGGAGAGAGAATATGCTTTGGTTTAGAGTACCAGAAAAAGTTTACTTTAAATATGGATGTCTTCCAGTAGCTTTAAAAGAATTAAAGAATATGAATAAGAAAAAGGCCTTTATAGTTACAGATAAGGTGTTATATGAATTAGGAGTTGCTAAAAAGACAACAGATGTATTAGATGAAATAGGAATAAGCTATAAAGTATTCTTTGATGTAGCCCCAGATCCAACTTTAGAAATAGCTAAAAAAGGTGCAAAGGAAATGATGGATTTCAATCCTGATACAATAATAGCTATAGGTGGAGGATCTGCTATGGATGCCGCTAAAATAATGTGGGTAATGTATGAACATCCAGAAGTAGAATTTGAAGATTTAGCTATGAGATTTATGGATATAAGAAAAAGAGTATATCAATTCCCACATATGGGTGACAAAGCAATGATGATATCAGTAGCAACATCAGCAGGTACTGGTTCAGAAGTAACTCCTTTTGCTGTTATAACTGATGAAAAAACAGGAGTAAAATATCCATTAGCAGATTATGAATTAACTCCAGATATGGCTATAATAGATGCAGATTTAATGCTTAATATGCCAAAAGGATTAACAGCAGCATCAGGAATTGATGCATTAACTCATGCAGTAGAAGCTTATGTATCAGTTATGGCATCAGAATATACAGATGGATTATGTTTAGAAGCTATAGAAACTATATTTGAATATCTACCAAAAGCTTATAAAGAAGGAGCTAAAGATATAGAAGCAAGAGAAAAAATGGCTCATGCATCAACAATAGCAGGTATGGCCTTTGCAAATGCTTTCTTAGGAGTATGCCACTCTATGGCTCATAAATTAGGTTCTATGCATCATGTACCACATGGTATAGCTAATGCTTTATTAATAAATGAAACAATTAAATTTAATTCTGAGGATATGCCAAGGAAGCAAACTGCTTTCCCACAATATAAATATCCAAATGCTAAAGCTAAATATGCAAAAATAGCAGATTATTTATCATTAGGTGGAAAAACTGATGATGAAAAAGTGGAATTATTGATAAAAGCTATAGATAAACTAAAAGCAGAAGTAAATATTCCAACTTCTATAGAAGAAGCAGGAGTATCAAAAGATAAATTCTTTAAAACTTTAGATGAAATGTCTGAACAAGCTTTTGATGATCAATGTACAGGAGCTAATCCAAGATATCCATTAATAAGTGAAATAAAAGAAATGTATACTAATGTTTTTAGTAACAAAAAATAA
- a CDS encoding DUF3793 family protein: MSRNLVTKYMNVINAMENKKYLYSLLLYLIAPTLDGVKPSTIVTLSTSGKNLDLLWSKYKKGFLEIYKINYIELKKTDKCTTILFYHKEALNKVLYNKYNLEFLKEIGYRDFSNEESFLLKLKSRFKDTCPHEIGIFLGIPLEEVKSFIQDPKRECIYCGYWKVYNDIQKAKKQFTTYDISRTNMILEVLEKEQVCN; encoded by the coding sequence ATGAGTAGAAATTTAGTGACAAAGTATATGAATGTTATAAATGCCATGGAAAATAAAAAATATTTATATTCCTTGCTTTTGTATTTAATTGCTCCAACCTTAGATGGAGTAAAACCATCCACTATTGTTACTTTAAGCACAAGCGGTAAAAATTTAGATTTATTATGGAGTAAATATAAAAAAGGATTTTTAGAAATTTACAAAATTAATTATATAGAATTGAAAAAAACAGATAAATGCACAACTATTTTGTTTTATCATAAAGAAGCCTTAAATAAGGTACTATACAATAAATACAACTTAGAATTTTTAAAAGAGATAGGATATAGAGATTTTTCTAATGAAGAGTCATTTTTATTAAAATTAAAAAGTAGGTTTAAAGATACTTGTCCTCATGAAATAGGTATTTTTTTAGGTATACCTTTAGAGGAAGTAAAATCTTTTATACAAGACCCAAAGAGAGAATGTATATATTGTGGTTATTGGAAGGTTTATAACGATATACAAAAGGCTAAAAAACAATTTACCACTTATGATATAAGTAGGACTAATATGATTTTAGAAGTATTAGAAAAAGAACAAGTTTGCAATTAA
- a CDS encoding DUF2325 domain-containing protein, with protein sequence MSVFVVGGDKIQTIKENLKEMGFNKISHVTGRRTRHRKIQVPTNTDLVLVLTDYVGHTVVESIKEQSKSQNTRIVYSRRAWTSIEKTLKDTIGEN encoded by the coding sequence ATGAGCGTTTTCGTTGTGGGAGGAGATAAGATTCAAACCATAAAAGAAAACTTAAAAGAAATGGGATTTAATAAAATAAGTCATGTTACAGGTAGAAGGACTAGACATAGAAAAATACAGGTACCTACCAATACAGATTTAGTTTTAGTATTAACAGATTATGTTGGGCATACTGTTGTAGAATCTATAAAAGAACAAAGTAAATCTCAAAACACTAGGATAGTTTATTCTAGAAGAGCTTGGACTAGCATTGAGAAAACATTAAAGGATACCATAGGGGAAAATTAA
- a CDS encoding DUF3189 family protein → MNIIMVIYHDVGGSHSSCVAANIHVKNLPSNTTAAKEDLLKLPTFDKITKKDVGHLKFIGVDEFGHKVYTISVQYKPNIVIPALRDMYTEIKGFDDDLILVSSQPFVNTWMKIGGFTSRKLGIVPIGRPIVTYGTLKSYKEIVNLVEKVKKKIQIGVPM, encoded by the coding sequence TAGCTGTGTAGCAGCTAATATACATGTTAAAAATTTACCATCAAATACAACTGCTGCCAAAGAAGATTTACTAAAACTACCCACCTTTGATAAGATTACAAAAAAAGATGTAGGTCATCTTAAATTTATAGGAGTAGATGAATTTGGTCATAAAGTATATACTATAAGTGTACAATATAAACCTAATATAGTAATACCAGCTCTTAGAGACATGTATACAGAAATCAAAGGATTTGATGATGATTTAATATTGGTTAGTTCTCAACCTTTTGTAAATACATGGATGAAAATTGGTGGTTTTACATCTAGAAAATTAGGTATCGTGCCTATAGGAAGACCTATTGTAACTTATGGTACATTAAAATCCTATAAGGAAATTGTTAATTTAGTTGAAAAAGTAAAAAAGAAAATACAAATTGGTGTCCCAATGTAA